In Ectothiorhodospiraceae bacterium 2226, a single window of DNA contains:
- a CDS encoding YdcF family protein — MVLPPGGPLLLALIGLLALRRRPRLGGALLLTGWFALYLLSLPLVAQALAARLETAPAVSAQAARASDAGAVVVLGGGRYVDAPEYGADTLSRWPLERVRYAAHLARATGLPVLVSGGAPFGGEPEADLMAAVLQEFGVSARWLERDSRTTWENGTYSASLLAPHGIEHVLLVTSAWHMPRAQRAFERAGLTVVAAPTGYTRLRHPARRGEDFLPSAEALDISRRVLREELGALVYRFRPSPATAGAPSGSTDSPGE, encoded by the coding sequence CTGGTCCTGCCGCCCGGCGGGCCGCTGCTGCTGGCTCTGATCGGGCTGTTGGCGCTGCGCAGGCGCCCGCGGCTCGGCGGCGCACTGCTGCTCACCGGCTGGTTCGCCCTGTATCTGCTCAGCCTGCCCCTGGTGGCGCAGGCCCTCGCCGCGCGCCTGGAAACCGCGCCCGCCGTGTCGGCACAGGCGGCACGCGCCAGCGACGCGGGTGCCGTGGTGGTCCTGGGCGGCGGACGCTACGTGGATGCGCCCGAGTATGGCGCCGATACCCTCTCGCGCTGGCCGCTTGAGCGGGTGCGCTATGCGGCCCACCTGGCGCGGGCGACAGGGCTGCCCGTGCTGGTGAGCGGGGGCGCGCCATTCGGCGGCGAGCCCGAAGCCGACCTGATGGCGGCGGTGTTGCAGGAGTTCGGTGTGAGCGCGCGCTGGCTGGAGCGCGACAGCCGCACCACCTGGGAGAACGGCACCTACAGCGCCAGCCTGCTCGCCCCGCACGGCATCGAGCACGTGCTGCTGGTGACCTCCGCCTGGCACATGCCGCGCGCGCAGCGCGCCTTCGAGCGCGCCGGCCTGACGGTGGTGGCGGCGCCCACCGGCTACACGCGCTTACGCCATCCGGCCCGGCGCGGCGAGGACTTCCTGCCGAGCGCCGAGGCGCTGGACATCAGTCGGCGGGTGCTGCGCGAGGAGCTCGGCGCGCTGGTCTACCGCTTCAGGCCGTCTCCTGCAACGGCAGGCGCTCCATCAGGTAGCACAGACAGTCCTGGCGAATGA
- a CDS encoding succinylglutamate desuccinylase/aspartoacylase family protein, whose amino-acid sequence MLTVLDALPDGLLTRDAARVWELLRGPTLIHLPGRREPPLFVSVLLHGNETTGWDAVRALLARYAGRALPRALSLFVGNVAAARAGVRRLPGQPDYNRVWTPGKDFAPERALMAEVVAAMAARGVFASVDVHNNTGRNPHYACVNRLMPAYLHLATLFSRTVVYFRKPDGVQSMAFAELCPAVTLECGQPGQAGSMAHALDYLEACLHLNELPSHPVAPQDIGLFHTVAVVKVPPHTRFGFGAQPTEDCSLCFAEDLDHYNFHELPQGTVLGYVNGCHVRLEAWDEQGADVGERYFTVEQGTLRTRLPVMPSMLTRDENIIRQDCLCYLMERLPLQETA is encoded by the coding sequence ATGTTGACGGTACTGGACGCGCTGCCTGACGGACTGCTGACCCGGGATGCTGCGCGCGTGTGGGAGCTCCTGCGGGGGCCGACGCTGATCCACTTGCCGGGCCGGCGCGAGCCGCCGCTGTTCGTGTCGGTACTGCTGCACGGCAACGAGACCACCGGGTGGGACGCCGTGCGTGCGCTGCTTGCGCGCTACGCCGGGCGGGCGTTGCCGCGCGCGCTGTCGCTGTTCGTCGGCAACGTCGCGGCGGCGCGCGCCGGCGTGCGCCGCCTGCCGGGACAGCCGGACTATAACCGCGTGTGGACGCCGGGGAAGGACTTCGCCCCGGAACGGGCGCTGATGGCCGAGGTGGTGGCGGCGATGGCCGCGCGCGGCGTGTTCGCCAGCGTGGACGTGCACAACAACACCGGCCGCAATCCGCACTACGCCTGCGTGAACCGACTCATGCCCGCGTACCTGCACCTGGCCACGCTGTTCAGCCGCACGGTCGTGTATTTCCGCAAGCCCGACGGCGTGCAGTCCATGGCCTTCGCTGAGCTGTGTCCGGCGGTCACGCTGGAGTGCGGCCAGCCGGGTCAGGCGGGCAGCATGGCTCATGCGCTCGATTATCTGGAGGCCTGCCTGCATCTGAATGAGCTGCCGAGCCATCCGGTGGCGCCGCAGGACATCGGGCTGTTTCACACCGTGGCGGTGGTAAAGGTGCCCCCGCACACGCGCTTTGGTTTCGGAGCGCAGCCCACCGAGGACTGCAGTCTGTGTTTCGCCGAGGACTTGGATCATTACAACTTCCACGAACTGCCGCAGGGTACCGTGCTGGGATACGTCAACGGGTGCCATGTTCGGCTGGAGGCGTGGGACGAGCAGGGCGCCGACGTGGGCGAGCGGTACTTCACGGTGGAGCAGGGCACCTTGCGTACCCGCCTGCCGGTGATGCCGTCCATGCTGACCCGCGACGAGAACATCATTCGCCAGGACTGTCTGTGCTACCTGATGGAGCGCCTGCCGTTGCAGGAGACGGCCTGA
- a CDS encoding AEC family transporter produces the protein MIDVLIQMGGLILCGVLWRAWQPGGLQADAVRPALTALVYYILLPALILRVLWQAPLGADSLRLALLAAATILLALATAAAVYRVGRTPPRLAGALVLAAAFPNVIYLGLPVVGQALGTWAQAIIIQYDLFAAFPLLMTVGVLIAQHYGQRADGRRGTTPLTPRRLLRAFAAVPPLWAGIAAVGLNLGGVGLPEGLDRWLELLGNGVVPLMLIALGMALRWDVVHWRRLPVLAPALVIQLALMPLFAWWAGPVLGLPSATLAVLVLGSAMPSMVIGLVFCDRHGLDTGAYAAAVTLSTACSALTLPLWHALVG, from the coding sequence ATGATCGATGTGCTGATACAAATGGGCGGCCTGATCCTGTGCGGCGTGCTGTGGCGCGCTTGGCAACCGGGAGGCCTGCAGGCCGACGCGGTGCGTCCGGCGCTCACCGCCCTGGTGTACTACATCTTGCTCCCGGCACTGATACTCAGGGTGTTGTGGCAGGCGCCGCTTGGCGCCGACAGTCTGCGGCTGGCCCTGCTGGCCGCCGCGACCATACTACTGGCCCTGGCGACCGCCGCAGCGGTCTACCGCGTGGGCCGCACGCCGCCACGGCTCGCCGGCGCGCTGGTGCTGGCCGCGGCCTTCCCCAACGTCATCTACCTCGGTTTGCCGGTGGTGGGTCAGGCGCTGGGCACGTGGGCGCAAGCCATCATCATCCAGTACGATCTGTTCGCCGCCTTCCCGCTGCTGATGACCGTCGGGGTCTTGATCGCACAGCATTATGGGCAACGCGCCGATGGCCGGCGCGGCACCACGCCGCTGACGCCGCGCCGGCTGCTGCGCGCCTTCGCTGCGGTGCCGCCCCTATGGGCCGGTATCGCCGCCGTCGGGCTCAACCTCGGCGGCGTGGGGCTGCCCGAGGGGTTGGACCGGTGGCTGGAGCTGTTGGGCAATGGCGTCGTCCCGCTGATGCTCATCGCGCTCGGGATGGCACTGCGCTGGGACGTGGTGCACTGGCGTCGTCTGCCGGTGCTGGCGCCCGCGCTGGTCATCCAGCTAGCACTGATGCCGCTGTTCGCCTGGTGGGCAGGCCCGGTGCTCGGCCTGCCATCCGCCACCCTGGCGGTGTTGGTCTTGGGCAGCGCGATGCCCAGCATGGTGATCGGTTTGGTTTTTTGTGATCGTCACGGGCTGGATACTGGGGCCTACGCCGCGGCGGTGACGCTGTCCACCGCATGCAGCGCACTCACGCTGCCCCTCTGGCACGCGCTGGTCGGCTGA
- a CDS encoding Rrf2 family transcriptional regulator codes for MRLSPKGRHAVTALLDLALHQDQKAVPLAEITARQNISGSYLEQLFRHLRQAGVVHGTRGPGGGYRLARVADEITVGEIIRAVEGESGTPPAHAQPGQNLPQQLWQEVSQSLYGVLDGMTLGHLVRRPAPGRHKADLRTLTRAHEERTRSAA; via the coding sequence ATGCGTCTGTCCCCGAAAGGCCGTCATGCGGTCACCGCTTTGCTCGATCTGGCCCTGCATCAGGACCAGAAGGCCGTCCCGCTGGCGGAGATCACCGCGCGGCAGAACATCTCCGGCTCTTACCTCGAGCAGCTGTTCCGCCACCTGCGCCAAGCCGGCGTGGTACATGGCACCCGGGGACCGGGCGGTGGCTACCGCCTGGCGCGCGTGGCCGATGAAATCACGGTCGGCGAGATCATTCGCGCCGTGGAGGGCGAAAGCGGCACGCCGCCGGCACACGCCCAGCCGGGCCAGAACCTTCCGCAACAGCTTTGGCAAGAGGTAAGCCAGTCCCTGTACGGCGTGCTGGACGGGATGACGCTGGGGCACCTGGTGCGTCGGCCCGCGCCGGGACGCCACAAGGCGGACCTGCGAACGCTCACCCGCGCCCACGAGGAGCGTACCCGCTCAGCCGCCTAG
- a CDS encoding peptidylprolyl isomerase has product MKAANGRVVSMEYTLTDGSGQVLDASNGEPMAYLHGFGNIVPGLEKALDGAEVGHKARVHVSADEAYGPKNPEAEFEVTPDKFPEDMTPQVGMQVAAEGPNGPIVLTVKEVKDGGVVLDANHPLAGMDLTFDVEIIDVRDATEEELAHGHAH; this is encoded by the coding sequence ATGAAGGCAGCGAATGGCCGAGTGGTTTCGATGGAATACACACTCACGGACGGCAGCGGCCAGGTGCTGGACGCCAGCAACGGCGAGCCCATGGCCTATCTGCACGGCTTCGGCAATATCGTGCCGGGGTTGGAGAAGGCGCTGGATGGGGCGGAAGTCGGACACAAGGCCCGGGTTCACGTGTCCGCCGACGAGGCCTACGGCCCGAAGAATCCCGAGGCCGAGTTCGAGGTCACGCCGGACAAGTTTCCCGAGGACATGACGCCGCAGGTGGGTATGCAGGTGGCAGCCGAGGGCCCCAACGGGCCGATCGTGCTGACGGTGAAGGAGGTCAAGGACGGCGGCGTGGTGCTCGATGCCAATCACCCGCTGGCGGGCATGGATCTGACCTTCGACGTCGAGATCATCGACGTACGCGACGCCACCGAGGAAGAGTTGGCTCACGGCCACGCCCACTGA
- a CDS encoding nodulation protein NfeD, which produces MNIPLNRRSFRLLASTLLLLLAVPWLIAQEIAPGPGPAVVLDIEDAIGPATSDYVQRGLREAAERGAPLVVLRMNTPGGLDASMRSIVQEILGSPIPIATYIAPTGARGASAGTYITYASHIAAMAPATSIGAATPVQMGGAPGAPEPEQPREREREEDGDAPEEERQERPREGTPQPGTAMERKIINDAVSYIKGLANLRGRNAEWAERAVREGVTLTSEEALAEGVIDVLAKDLRDLLEQIDGRTVEVQGQERLLATAELAIEHIEPDWRTRLLAVITNPNVAYILMLIGIYGLIFEFANPGSIVPGVAGAVSLILALFAFQVLPLNYAGLGLIILGIALMVAEAFVPSFGALGIGGVIAFVIGSVMLFDTDVPGFELALPLIGAVALLSAVMLTVLLGMAVRARRRPVVSGAESLVGDHGVALGDFGAEQPGYVRVQGEAWHAHSALPVRRGQAIRVIRMDGLSLEVEPADSAKERTT; this is translated from the coding sequence ATGAATATCCCTTTGAACCGCCGTAGCTTCCGTCTGTTGGCGAGCACCCTGCTCCTGCTGCTCGCCGTGCCGTGGCTGATAGCGCAGGAGATCGCGCCCGGCCCCGGTCCGGCGGTGGTGCTCGACATCGAGGATGCCATCGGTCCCGCGACCAGCGACTACGTGCAGCGCGGGCTGCGGGAGGCCGCCGAGCGCGGCGCGCCACTGGTAGTGCTACGCATGAACACCCCGGGAGGCCTGGACGCCTCCATGCGCTCCATCGTTCAGGAGATCCTGGGCTCCCCCATCCCCATCGCCACCTACATCGCCCCGACCGGCGCGCGCGGTGCCAGCGCCGGCACCTACATTACCTATGCCAGCCACATTGCCGCGATGGCGCCGGCCACCAGCATCGGCGCCGCCACGCCCGTGCAGATGGGCGGCGCGCCGGGGGCGCCGGAGCCCGAGCAGCCCCGCGAGCGGGAACGCGAAGAGGATGGGGATGCGCCCGAGGAGGAGCGCCAGGAACGGCCACGCGAAGGCACGCCGCAACCCGGTACGGCCATGGAGCGCAAAATCATCAACGACGCCGTTTCCTACATCAAGGGGCTGGCCAACCTACGCGGCCGCAACGCGGAGTGGGCCGAGCGCGCGGTGCGCGAAGGCGTGACGCTAACCTCGGAGGAGGCGCTGGCCGAGGGCGTCATCGACGTATTGGCCAAGGATCTGCGCGATCTGCTGGAGCAAATCGACGGACGCACGGTGGAGGTACAGGGTCAGGAGCGGCTGCTTGCCACGGCAGAGCTCGCCATCGAGCACATCGAGCCCGATTGGCGCACACGGCTGCTGGCGGTGATCACCAATCCGAACGTGGCGTACATTTTGATGCTGATCGGCATCTACGGCCTGATCTTCGAGTTCGCCAATCCCGGCAGCATCGTACCCGGGGTTGCGGGCGCGGTGTCCCTGATCCTTGCGCTGTTCGCCTTCCAGGTGTTACCGCTCAACTACGCCGGTCTCGGGCTGATCATCCTAGGCATCGCCTTGATGGTAGCGGAGGCCTTCGTCCCCAGTTTCGGCGCCCTGGGTATCGGCGGCGTGATCGCGTTCGTCATCGGTTCGGTGATGTTGTTCGACACCGACGTGCCCGGCTTCGAACTCGCGCTGCCGCTGATCGGCGCGGTAGCCCTGCTCAGCGCCGTCATGCTCACCGTCTTGCTCGGCATGGCGGTCCGGGCCCGGCGTCGCCCCGTGGTCTCGGGCGCCGAGTCGCTGGTCGGCGACCACGGCGTCGCGCTGGGTGATTTCGGCGCTGAACAGCCAGGTTACGTGCGCGTGCAGGGCGAGGCCTGGCACGCGCACAGCGCGCTGCCGGTACGGCGCGGGCAGGCGATCCGCGTCATCCGCATGGACGGCCTGTCGCTCGAAGTGGAACCCGCGGACTCGGCAAAGGAGAGAACAACATGA
- a CDS encoding slipin family protein: MTLYFVYLLIGAVILILMSAFRILREYERGVIFQLGRFWKIKGPGLIVVIPGIQQMVRVDLRTVVMDVPSQDVISRDNVSVKVNAVIYFRVVDSQKAIIQVENYFDATSQLAQTTLRSVLGRHDLDEMLAERDKLNNDIQDILDAQTDAWGVKVANVEIKHVDIDPSMVRAIARQAEAEREKRAKIIHAAGELEASEKLLEAARVLAQQPQALTLRYLETLGGLASDKSSTIVFPLPIDLLNRLSGGLLDDQTGAGRERGTT; encoded by the coding sequence ATGACCCTGTACTTCGTGTACCTGCTGATCGGCGCCGTCATCCTGATCCTGATGAGCGCATTCCGAATCCTCCGCGAATACGAGCGCGGCGTGATTTTCCAGCTCGGCCGGTTCTGGAAGATCAAAGGACCGGGGCTGATCGTCGTCATCCCCGGCATCCAGCAGATGGTGCGGGTGGATCTGCGCACCGTAGTGATGGACGTGCCCAGTCAGGACGTGATCTCGCGCGACAACGTCTCCGTGAAGGTCAACGCGGTGATCTACTTCCGCGTAGTGGACTCCCAAAAGGCGATCATCCAGGTGGAAAACTACTTCGACGCCACCAGCCAGCTCGCCCAGACCACGCTGCGCTCGGTGTTGGGACGCCACGACCTGGACGAGATGCTGGCCGAACGCGACAAGCTGAACAACGATATCCAAGACATACTGGATGCGCAGACCGATGCCTGGGGCGTGAAGGTGGCCAATGTGGAGATCAAGCACGTGGACATCGATCCCTCCATGGTGCGGGCCATCGCGCGCCAAGCGGAGGCGGAGCGCGAGAAGCGCGCCAAGATCATCCACGCGGCGGGCGAACTGGAAGCGTCTGAGAAGCTGCTGGAGGCGGCGCGCGTTCTCGCGCAGCAGCCCCAGGCGCTGACCCTGCGTTACCTGGAAACGCTCGGGGGGCTGGCCAGCGACAAGAGTTCGACCATCGTGTTCCCCTTGCCCATCGACCTACTGAACCGCTTGAGCGGCGGGCTCCTCGACGACCAGACCGGCGCCGGTCGCGAACGCGGAACTACTTGA
- a CDS encoding ClpXP protease specificity-enhancing factor, whose translation MTSTRPYLLRAMYEWLVDNDLTPYVLVDAAATGVSVPPQFVRDGKIVLNLAPAAVHGLHLGNDEVRFGARFSGKAVTVSFPPDAALAIYARENGRGMMFPNDGEDEGEGDGDDGPDGPDGGGTGPGRGRPKLSVVK comes from the coding sequence ATGACTTCCACGCGCCCTTACCTGCTGCGCGCGATGTACGAATGGCTGGTGGACAACGACCTCACGCCCTACGTGCTGGTCGACGCAGCCGCCACCGGCGTGAGTGTGCCGCCCCAGTTCGTGCGTGACGGCAAGATCGTCCTCAATCTCGCGCCGGCCGCAGTACACGGCTTGCACCTCGGTAACGACGAGGTGCGGTTCGGTGCCCGCTTCTCCGGCAAGGCGGTGACGGTGAGTTTTCCTCCCGATGCGGCGCTGGCAATTTACGCGCGCGAGAACGGTCGGGGCATGATGTTTCCCAACGACGGGGAAGACGAGGGCGAGGGTGACGGCGACGACGGCCCGGACGGTCCGGACGGCGGTGGCACCGGCCCCGGACGGGGCCGGCCCAAGCTCAGCGTCGTCAAGTAG
- a CDS encoding glutathione S-transferase N-terminal domain-containing protein, with the protein MILYSGDNCLHSHRVRLVMAEKGVSAQVHNVDAERKPEDLADLNPYNEVPTLVDRDLVLYDSRVIMEYLDERFPHPPLMPVDPVSRARNRLMLYRIDRDWYPLAAQLAGRETKASAAARQELRDGLTMLGPVLKQKPFFLSDELSLVDCAIAPLLWRLPSFGIELPGSAAKSVGEYAQRLFEREAFRQSLSPRESDLQF; encoded by the coding sequence ATGATCCTCTATTCAGGTGATAACTGTCTGCACAGCCATCGCGTGCGCCTGGTGATGGCAGAGAAGGGCGTTAGCGCGCAAGTCCACAACGTCGACGCCGAGCGCAAGCCCGAAGATCTGGCCGACCTGAATCCCTACAACGAAGTCCCCACGCTGGTTGACCGGGATCTGGTGTTGTACGACTCCCGCGTCATCATGGAGTACCTCGACGAGCGCTTCCCGCACCCCCCGCTGATGCCGGTCGATCCGGTGTCGCGTGCGCGCAATCGTCTCATGCTTTACCGCATCGACCGCGACTGGTATCCGCTCGCCGCACAACTCGCGGGGCGCGAGACCAAGGCGAGCGCGGCGGCGCGCCAGGAGTTGCGCGACGGGCTGACCATGCTCGGTCCGGTGCTGAAGCAGAAACCCTTTTTCCTCAGCGACGAGCTGAGCCTGGTGGATTGTGCAATCGCGCCCTTGCTGTGGCGGTTGCCGAGCTTCGGGATCGAGCTGCCGGGATCGGCGGCCAAGTCGGTGGGCGAGTATGCCCAGCGCCTGTTCGAACGCGAGGCCTTTCGCCAAAGCCTCAGCCCGCGCGAGAGCGATCTGCAGTTCTGA
- a CDS encoding cytochrome c1: MKKFVIALILAVLPGWAAAAGPAVPLDRANVNLEDTASLQRGARLFVNYCLSCHSANYMRYNRMGEDLALTESQVTENLMFTTERIGDTMSVAMPRAEAAEWFGKAPPDLSVIARARGADWLYTFLRTFYVDEDRPFGVNNAAFPDVGMPHVLWELEGLKAPVYRTETDANGDEAQVLEGYQMARRGSLTPAEYDVAVNDLVNFMVYMGEPMALDRQRLGLWVLLFLAIFTVLAYALKKEYWKDVH; the protein is encoded by the coding sequence ATGAAGAAATTCGTCATCGCCTTGATCCTGGCGGTCCTCCCCGGATGGGCCGCCGCCGCGGGACCTGCCGTCCCGCTGGACCGCGCCAACGTCAATCTGGAGGACACGGCCTCCCTGCAGCGCGGGGCACGCCTGTTCGTGAACTACTGCCTGTCGTGTCACTCGGCCAACTACATGCGTTACAACCGCATGGGTGAGGACCTTGCGCTCACCGAAAGCCAGGTGACCGAGAACCTGATGTTCACGACCGAGCGCATCGGCGACACCATGAGCGTGGCCATGCCGCGCGCTGAGGCGGCCGAGTGGTTCGGCAAGGCGCCGCCCGACCTCAGCGTGATCGCCCGCGCGCGCGGGGCCGATTGGCTGTACACCTTCCTGCGTACCTTCTACGTGGACGAGGACCGGCCCTTCGGCGTCAACAACGCGGCCTTCCCTGATGTCGGCATGCCGCACGTGCTTTGGGAACTCGAGGGCCTGAAAGCACCGGTCTATCGCACCGAGACCGATGCGAATGGCGATGAGGCCCAGGTCCTGGAAGGCTACCAGATGGCGCGCCGCGGATCGCTCACGCCTGCCGAATACGACGTGGCGGTCAACGACCTGGTAAACTTCATGGTCTACATGGGTGAACCGATGGCCCTCGACCGCCAGCGCTTGGGTCTGTGGGTGCTGCTGTTCCTGGCGATCTTTACGGTGCTCGCCTACGCTCTCAAGAAAGAGTACTGGAAGGATGTGCACTAA
- a CDS encoding cytochrome b N-terminal domain-containing protein produces MEKYNSGLLGWLDARFPVSKMWNEHLAQYYAPKNFNFWYYFGSLAMLILVLQIVTGIFLTMHYKPDAALAFGSVEYIMRDVPWGWLIRYMHAVGASAFFVVVYLHMFRGMMYGSYKHPRELVWIFGMLIYLVLMAEAFMGYLLPWGQMSYWGAQVIISLFGAIPYVGEPLALWVRGDYVVSDATLNRFFAFHVIALPLVLLALIVAHIIALHEVGSNNPDGVEIKAHKDENGIPRDGIPFHPYYSVKDIVGVGVFLIVFAVVVFFFPDGGGWILERDNFVPADPLVTPEHIVPLWYFTPYYAILRAVPDKFWGVVAMGAAIAVLFVLPWLDRNPVRSIRYRGWQFKWALAIFVVSFLVLGFLGTQPATPTYTLFAQIFSVLYFAFFLFMPIYTRMEKNKPVPERVTQ; encoded by the coding sequence ATGGAAAAATACAATAGTGGCCTGCTCGGCTGGCTGGATGCGCGTTTCCCCGTCTCCAAGATGTGGAACGAGCACCTGGCGCAGTACTACGCACCCAAGAACTTCAACTTCTGGTATTACTTCGGCTCGCTGGCGATGCTTATTCTGGTTCTCCAGATCGTCACCGGCATCTTCCTCACCATGCACTACAAGCCCGACGCGGCCCTCGCGTTCGGGTCCGTCGAGTACATCATGCGCGACGTGCCGTGGGGCTGGCTGATCCGCTACATGCATGCGGTGGGCGCCTCGGCGTTCTTCGTGGTGGTGTATCTGCACATGTTCCGCGGCATGATGTACGGCTCGTACAAGCATCCGCGCGAATTGGTGTGGATCTTCGGCATGCTGATCTACCTCGTCCTGATGGCCGAGGCCTTCATGGGCTACCTGCTGCCCTGGGGCCAGATGTCCTACTGGGGCGCGCAGGTGATCATCTCGCTGTTCGGTGCCATTCCCTATGTGGGTGAGCCGCTGGCCCTGTGGGTGCGCGGTGACTACGTGGTGTCCGACGCGACGCTGAACCGCTTCTTCGCCTTCCATGTGATCGCGCTGCCGCTGGTGCTGCTCGCGCTGATCGTCGCGCACATCATCGCGCTGCACGAGGTGGGGTCGAACAACCCCGACGGCGTGGAGATCAAGGCGCACAAGGACGAGAACGGCATTCCGCGCGACGGCATCCCGTTCCACCCGTACTACAGCGTCAAGGACATCGTCGGCGTCGGCGTGTTCCTGATTGTGTTCGCGGTGGTGGTGTTCTTCTTCCCGGACGGTGGCGGTTGGATTCTCGAGCGCGACAACTTCGTGCCCGCCGACCCGCTGGTGACGCCGGAGCACATCGTGCCGCTGTGGTACTTCACCCCGTACTACGCGATCCTGCGTGCGGTGCCGGACAAGTTCTGGGGCGTGGTGGCCATGGGCGCGGCGATCGCGGTGCTGTTCGTGCTGCCGTGGCTGGACCGTAACCCGGTGCGCTCCATCCGCTACCGCGGTTGGCAGTTCAAGTGGGCGCTCGCCATCTTCGTGGTCAGCTTCCTGGTGCTGGGCTTCCTCGGTACGCAGCCGGCGACCCCGACCTACACGCTGTTCGCGCAGATCTTCAGCGTCCTGTACTTCGCGTTCTTCCTGTTCATGCCGATCTACACCCGCATGGAGAAGAACAAGCCCGTTCCGGAGAGGGTGACCCAATGA
- the petA gene encoding ubiquinol-cytochrome c reductase iron-sulfur subunit, giving the protein MSKEGVDVRRRRFLTAATTVVGAVGVGYVAVPFIVSMQPSARAQAAGAPVEVDVGKLTPGQMMTVEWRGRPVWIVHRTERNLDDLPQLSERMRDPESQNEDQQPAYAQNVTRSIRPEYLVVIGICTHLGCAPTYRPDIGPADLGADWRGGFFCPCHGSRFDLAGRVYQNVPAPTNLEVPPHRYLSDTLLVIGEDEEGAA; this is encoded by the coding sequence ATGAGCAAAGAAGGCGTAGACGTAAGGCGGCGCCGGTTCCTTACTGCGGCCACCACAGTGGTGGGCGCCGTCGGGGTCGGTTACGTTGCCGTGCCTTTCATCGTGTCCATGCAGCCCAGCGCCCGGGCGCAGGCGGCCGGTGCCCCGGTCGAAGTGGACGTGGGCAAACTGACCCCCGGCCAGATGATGACCGTCGAGTGGCGCGGGCGGCCGGTGTGGATCGTGCACCGCACCGAGCGCAACCTCGACGACCTGCCGCAGCTGAGCGAGCGCATGCGTGACCCCGAGTCGCAGAACGAAGACCAGCAGCCGGCCTACGCGCAGAACGTCACCCGTTCCATCCGCCCCGAGTACCTGGTCGTGATCGGTATCTGCACCCACCTGGGCTGCGCGCCGACCTACCGCCCCGACATTGGCCCCGCCGATCTCGGCGCCGATTGGCGCGGCGGGTTCTTCTGCCCCTGCCACGGTTCGCGCTTCGATCTGGCCGGCCGCGTTTATCAGAACGTCCCCGCGCCCACCAACCTCGAGGTGCCGCCGCATCGTTACCTGTCCGACACGTTGCTCGTGATCGGTGAAGACGAGGAAGGAGCCGCCTAA
- a CDS encoding Nif3-like dinuclear metal center hexameric protein, whose product MVELRTLTDYLARLLAVERFQDYAPNGLQVEGRGEVQRVVSGVTASLALIEAAVEAQADAVLVHHGYFWRGEDPRVVGMKRRRLQRLLANDMSLLAYHLPLDAHPQLGNNAQLASRLGLVNAQPLDGRDGTALVWRGELEAPIEGQLVAERIAQALGRVPLHVAGRAGPVQRVALCTGGAQGYIEEAVAAGVDAYITGEVSEQTVHVAREEGIDFFAAGHHATERYGVQALGRHLAEHFGIEHRFIDVENPA is encoded by the coding sequence ATGGTAGAGTTACGCACGCTGACCGACTACCTGGCGCGCCTGTTGGCCGTCGAGCGCTTCCAGGACTACGCGCCCAACGGCCTGCAGGTCGAGGGGCGCGGAGAGGTGCAACGGGTGGTCAGCGGAGTCACCGCCAGTCTCGCGCTGATCGAGGCCGCGGTGGAGGCGCAGGCGGATGCGGTGTTGGTCCATCACGGCTATTTCTGGCGTGGCGAGGACCCGCGTGTGGTCGGCATGAAGCGGCGGCGCCTGCAGCGCCTGCTCGCTAACGACATGAGTCTGCTCGCCTATCACCTACCCCTCGATGCTCATCCCCAATTGGGCAACAACGCTCAGCTCGCGTCGCGGCTCGGCCTGGTAAATGCACAACCGCTCGACGGGCGCGACGGGACTGCGCTGGTCTGGCGCGGTGAGTTGGAAGCCCCGATCGAAGGGCAACTCGTTGCCGAGCGGATCGCCCAGGCGCTCGGACGTGTGCCGCTGCACGTCGCGGGACGCGCCGGCCCGGTGCAGCGGGTGGCGCTGTGCACCGGCGGAGCGCAAGGCTATATCGAGGAGGCGGTGGCGGCGGGGGTGGATGCGTACATTACGGGCGAAGTGTCCGAGCAGACGGTCCATGTGGCGCGCGAGGAGGGCATCGATTTCTTCGCCGCCGGGCATCACGCCACCGAACGCTATGGGGTGCAGGCGCTGGGGAGGCACCTGGCCGAGCACTTTGGCATCGAGCACCGCTTCATCGACGTCGAAAATCCGGCGTAG